The DNA region GGAATCCGGCGTGAACTCGTCGCAGCGCGCGGTAATCTCTTCCGGCGTCATCCAGCAGACTTCACTCACCTCTTCTTCCTGCAGGGCGAACGGGCCGTGCGAGACGCAGCTAAACAGCCCGCCCCAGACGCGGCAGTTTTCATCTTCGAAATAGAACTGCCCGTGCTCGGCAAACGGCACGCCGGCAATGCCTAACTCTTCTTCTGCTTCCCGACGCGCGGAATCCAGCAGCACTTCATCCGCCTGGACGACGCCGCCCGCGGTGGCATCCAGCATCCCCGGGAGAAAATCTTTGGTGTCCGTGCGGCGCTGAACCAGAATTTTTCCCATGCCGTCATGCACAACGATGTACGTTGCGCGATGGCGCAGACGCTCCGCGCGCATCTGTTCGCGGCTGGCCTGCGCGATCACTTCATTCTCTTCGCTGACAATGTCAACCCACTCTGTACTTGCCAAATGACTCTGCTCCACCATCGGGAAACCTTCTCTTCTAAGCGCTCTTTCGGCGCGTTTGCAGTTGTGGTGTAACTTACGGATTAATCGCTATCTGCGCAATAACTTGCTGATCATT from Enterobacter chengduensis includes:
- the yfcD gene encoding NUDIX hydrolase YfcD, translated to MVEQSHLASTEWVDIVSEENEVIAQASREQMRAERLRHRATYIVVHDGMGKILVQRRTDTKDFLPGMLDATAGGVVQADEVLLDSARREAEEELGIAGVPFAEHGQFYFEDENCRVWGGLFSCVSHGPFALQEEEVSEVCWMTPEEITARCDEFTPDSLKALALWMTRNAKNESTKSEKEEEAE